From the genome of Mucilaginibacter paludis DSM 18603:
TAGTTAAAATATCGCGCAGCAAAATAGTGTTTCTAACCTCGCGGCCATTAAAAAACTTTTGCCATTTGCCATGCTCCCTTTGCAAAGTAAAATCGGGCGAAAGGTTGCCTGCAGTTAGCGGAATAAGTGCTTTGTGTTTTTTTAAAGGTATATTGAGTTCGGTAATGATTTCTGAAAGATCAAAATAAGGTATATAGTTTAATGCTAACATGATGTTATGATATTGAAGATGGTGAACTATTAAATTATTGAAGTGATTTGATACGCAGGATTAAAAATTAAGCACACATATAACAACGCATTATAAACCGGTTTTTACCAATGGTTATAACTGTTTGCGCTGTTGTAGTTGTTGTGTAGCGTTTCATAATGATATCTTTAAATTTAATGAATACAAATATACTATAATGTATATGGATTTTATAGTCTTTATTTAAAATAATTTTAGATATCTGTAAATCAATATTATAAATTTGTTTTATGCTCTCTGTGGGGTGCTTTATGTGCTTGTTGGCTAAATAGTGGTTTGAGGCTTAGATAATTTAAACAAAGCAGATTATTTTACGTTAAAACGTATACCAATACATCAACCTTTCTATACATTACCTTTAGTGAATTTTGCCTTCCGAAGATTTATTCACTGCTTTTTACATAGTTAAAAGTAAATGTGTTTATTTTTAGTAAATTACAATTGCAATAATCTTGAGCCTGGTGTTCAATATTAACAAAGATTAACGGTTTGTTTATATGTTATCCGGTTTAATGTGCCTATCTTAGCAAAATTCTGCACAGTTATAATCCTTAAATGTTTTAGCCCCCTAACTTAAAAAAATTTAAATGGCATTTTTAGACCATGTATTACAGCCGCCTGCATATGGATGGCAAGATGAAAACGGCGATTTAGTAAAACCTTCCTCCAAACAAATCTGGCACGAGTTTTTTTCCCGGCTAAATGTATTTAAGGACCGTAAAAACTGGCTCGGCTTTTTTAGCTGGCTCAAAGTAATTTGCCTGGTGCCGTTTTTTTTATTATTTGTATTTAAGTTTTTTAGTGTATGGATGTTGCTCATCGCGTTTTTATACAGCATGATTATCATGGGGACACACGGTACCATTTGGTATCACCGGTATTGCACACATGGCGCCTATAAGTTTAAAAATAACTTCTGGCGGTTTTTAACTCAAAACCTAACGCTAAAAATAATTCCCGAAGAAATTTACGTGGTGTCGCACCATGTACACCATGCCAAATCTGATCGCCCTGGAGACCCTTACAATGCCTTTGGCGGATTTTTATATTGCTTTTTGGCCGATGTGAACCACCAACCCATAGCCAAGGATTTGAGCAAGGAAGATTATAACCGCGCCGTACAACTCATGAAGCATACCGGGCTCAAAACCAATACTTATGAGCAGTACCAAAAATGGGGCTCGTTGGCTAACCCGGGCATGGCTATTTTATATTGGATAGTTAACTGGAGCTTTTGGTACCTGGCCTTTTACCTGATGGGTGGCCACGCGCTGGCCTGTACTATTTTTGGCGCCGCCGGTTTTTGGGCGGTAGGTGTGCGTACCTTTAATTACGAAGGGCACGGTAAGGGCGAAGATAAACGGCAGGATGGGGTAGATTATAGTCGCGATGATATGTCTATCAATCAACTTTGGCCGGGTTTTGTGGCTGGCGAGTGGCATAACAATCACCACCTGTTTCCTAAAAGCGCGCGTACCGGCTTTATGCCGCACCAGGTTGATTTTGCCTGGTACTATATTAAGTTTTTAAGTATGATAGGAGGGGTGAGCTTTTACCGCGATTCTAAACAACAATTTTTAGAGCAGTATCACCAACCTTACCTGGAAAGCAAAAAAAATGCTTCTGCGTTAAATGCGGAAGTAGTTCCAAATATTTTAACTTCTGAGCCCTAAAGATTTAGGAATTTATTCCTATTTATTATTATATTTATAGTAAACACCACATCTCGGGAATGTGGTGTTACTTAACTAACAAACTGAACTCAATTGGAGCCCTTTTTATCAGGCTCCAATTGGGTTTTTTAATTTCTTTTCAGCCAAAGGTTTTCAAACATTTGCTGTTATGCCCCGCTAACCGGTACACGTATATTGGTAATAAACACCACACCTCGGGAGTGTGGTGTTACTTAACAAACAAACTAAACTCAGTTGGAGCCCTTTTTTACCAGGTTCCAACGGGGCTATTTAATTTCTTTTCGGTTATTGCGTTCTTTCGCGAGCTGCCCATCATCATAGGATGGTAACCATTTTATTGGTAATAAACACCACACCTCGGGAGTGTGGTGTTACTTAACAAACAAACTGAACTCAATTGGAACCCTTTTTACAGGTTCCAACCGGGTTATTTAAATTCTTTCTCCACCCATGTCAGGGGCAAATTCTAAATTACATAACAAGATAAGTTGCTTAGGTGTTGATTGTTTGGGTGGGATAGTTTTAAACCGAAGTATTTCGCTATTGCGGATACAGGCTCCAGCTAACACCATTAATGTGATAATGAGCAACCGCCACACCCGGGAGTGCGGCGGCACTGGTTTTAAAACTAAACTAAAACTACATTATTAAAGTTCTTCACCATGCTGGCTCATATCAAGGCCGACAACCTCGTCTTCGGCAGTTACACGCAGCGGGCTAATCAGGTCGGTAATTTTCAGTAACAACAACGAACCGAAAAACGCGAATACCGATACCGATACCAGCGCTATTAAATGCGTAACAAACAAATGTGTTTCGCCATAAAATAAACCGTTACCAGTGGTATTACCTGCGTTAACGTTGGTATTGGCAAATACCCCGGTTAATAGCATACCCACCATACCGCCAACACCGTGGCAAGGGAAAACATCCAGCGTATCATCAATAGAGGTGCGTGAGCGCCACATTACCACCAGGTTACTTACCACAGCTGCAACAATACCTATAATTAAAGAGCTTGATACGGTAACGAAACCGGCTGCCGGTGTAACGGCTACCAAACCAACTACGGCGCCTATACAGGCATTCATAACAGATGGTTTTTTGCCTAACAGGATATCAAAAAACACCCACGACATAGCTGCCGCCGCCGATGCTGTTGTTGTTGTTGCCAGCGCGGTAGCCGCTAGCGGGCCTGCGCCCAAAGCCGACCCTGCATTAAAACCAAACCAGCCAAACCATAGTAAACCTGTACCCAATAATACATAGCTGATACGGGCTGGCGCGTGTACGGGCTCGTTCCGTTGTTTAAGGTATAAGGCCGAAGCAAGGGCTGCCCAACCTGCAGACATGTGTACAACTGTGCCGCCGGCAAAATCTAATACCCCTAATTTAAACATGATACCATCCGGGTGCCAGGTAGAGTGCGCAAGCGGCGCGTAAATGATCACGATAAACAGGCAGATAAAAATCAGGTACGAGTTAAAGCGGATACGCTCGGCAAAAGCGCCGGTTATCAGTGCCGGGGTAATTACCGCAAATTTAAGCTGGAACATGGCAAACAATACCAAAGGTACGGTAGGGGCCAGTTTCCAGGTAGCGTTGCCCAGCATGCCCTTCATCATGAAAAATGTAGCAGGGTTACCTATGATGCCGCCTATAGAATCGCCGAAGGCTAAACTAAAACCGAACACAACCCAGATAACAGTAATTACGCCCATGCAGATAAAGCTCTGCATCATGGTTGATAGTACGTTTTTTTTGTTAACCATGCCACCGTAAAAAAAGGCCAGGCCCGGTGTCATGATCAATACAAGTGCGGTAGAAGTTAATAACCAGGCCGTATCGCCGGTATCTATTTTGTTGGTGGCGATGTTAACCGTTTCGGCCGACGGAAAAATGAGTGCAAGTATCACTACAATAACGAGTAACGCAAAGGGTATGATTTTTTTCATGATAAGGAAATCAGTAATAATGAGTTTGATCAATGTTTGGTAAAAGCGCAATTAGCCCTTTAGGCTGCAAGGCCGTATAAATGCAATACACAGCCATTAGTTTACGCAACGTTTTGGGCAGGTATTGTTAACTTAAATAAGTACGATTGATCAAATAATCACCAAAAGGCATGAAAAGGAAAGAGGAGCAGTCTGCGGAAGCGGGAAAAGCCCTCAACGCTGCCGCCGGGAATATGTTTTAAGCTGCGAATACCCGCGAACATGTTTGGGTTTAAAACAAACGCGAGCTTTACGAAATTTGCGGGTTTATAATTTTGCGAACTAATCCGCGCAACGCTGCCTTGATTTAATAACAAATCAATAACGCTATTGCCGCTTTTTGGAGTGGTTGCACTTACAGTGGTATGCTTAACGGCGTGCTTTACCCTGCTTACATGGCTCAAATCAACCGTGGTGCTCTTCGCACCCAGGCCCATTGCCAGTAAAAGGAATAAAGTAGATCTTAAAAATCTTTTAAGCATGCCTAAATATAGGAATTATTTAAATAAGTACTATAGAATTTATCAATTTACTTGATAATTGTGGCTAAAGTTAACTTTTGTTATAATCTTTTTAAAAAATAAATTCAAATTTTAGCTAAATATCGATGCTGGGATGAAATTGTTGACTAAAAAAATTAAATGATGGCTATTGATATAGATAAACCTGGGATAGTTATACTATTTCTAACTTAAACCGGGGAATTAAACTAATGTATAGCTTGTTTTGTATTTTTTAGTTATTTAAAATACAGCTTTAACTCCTTAGTCTAATATCAAAGCTTCGATATAGCCTTTTGTTAAAAAATGTTAAACCTTTTTTTTAGTAAAGGTAAAAACACTACGGTTGTTACCTTTGGCGTTTATGATATGATAAAAAGGATAAACCATTGCTAATTTTATTCAGATTCGGATACTTTATATTTTAGACATATCTTTGCAGTTGATTATAACGATCTGTTTCAAACGGACATGGTTTAATTCTTATTAATTTAATTGTTATGTTAAGTTCAACATTATTATTTCTGAGCGCTCCAGATATTACCATCATCCTGGTGGTGGCCCTTGTGTTATTTGGCGGAAAAAAGCTTCCTGAACTGGCCCGCGGCCTCGGTCAGGGAATTCGTGAGTTTAAAGATGCCACCGAAGGTGTTAAAACCGATATCCAGAATCAGGTGAACAAAGAACCCGTAAACCCAGCGCCACCTGCTGCGCCTGTAAACCCGGTTCCGCCCGTTACGCCTGTACAAAAAAGCGATTTGCCGGAATATACGCCTGTTAACGATGTGCGCCAGACGCCCCCGCCAACAAAAGAATAATTATACCCATATAAACCTACACATGATATTTTTTATTTCCTGAAAAGAGCCATGCAATACAACAGACTAAATAATCTATTGGGCTGGCTTTGCTTTGTCATAGCGGCAGTTACCTACACCTTAACCTTAGAGCCATCAGTAAGTTTCTGGGATTGCGGCGAGTTTATCTCCTGCGCTTTCAGATTACAGGTATCACACCAGCCAGGCTACCCTTTATTTGCCATGATAGAAAAGGCTTTCTCCTTACTCTCATTCGGCAATAATGCAAAAGTGCCTTTTTACACTAACTTCGGCACAGCCTTAACCAGCTCGGCTACCGTGATGTTCCTTTTCTGGACCATTACCGCCATGGCTAAAAAATTAATGGCTAAAACCAACGATGTGATGGATCAGTCGCGTACTATCCTCATCATGGGTGCCGGTTTGGTAGGGGCGCTGGCCTTTGCTTTCTCTGATACTTTTTGGTTTTCGGCTGTTGAAACCATCGTATGGTCAACTTCAACTTTGTGTACCGCCGTTGTTTTTTGGGGAATATTAAAATGGGATGCGCATGCTGATGAGCCCGGCGCCGACAGATGGATCGTTTTTATCGCCTATGTAATGGGCTTATCTATCGGTATCCACCTGCTTAACTTAGTTACCATACCGGCTATAGCGTTGGTATACTACTTCCGCCGTGGTAAGCTGATCGATCCTAAAAACACCATCATCGCTATTTTAACAGGTGTGGGTATATTACTGTTTGTACAGTTCGGTATCATCCAATACACTGTTAAATTTGCCGCCTATTTTGATCTGTTTTTTGTGAATACATTGAAAATGGGATTTGGTACCGGTGCCCTGGCCTTCTTTATCATTTTGATAGGCGCAATTGTGTACGGCATCATCTATACCACACGCCACAATATGCCGCGGTTAAACATGGCTTTTATATGTGTGGCCTTTATCTATTTAGGTTACAGCTCTTTTGCCTATATCCCTATCCGCGCCACTGCCGATCCGAACTTAAATAACACCGACCCTAATAACGCCTTTGCCTTATTAAGTTATTTAAACCGCGACCAGTACGGCGACAGGCCGCTTATTTACGGCCAATACTTCGACTCCAAACAGGCTGACTTAAGCGCCGAAGAGATTACGGCGTTAAAAAACAGCGGTAGCATTGTTTACCGTAAAGGCAAAACCCAGTACGAAGAGGCCAGCAGGAAATATTCTATTCCGTACGAAAGGAATACACTGCTGCCCCGCATCTACGACCAGGAAGGCGATCACCCGCAGTTTTATAAAGACTGGCTGCACATCGCCGAGGGACAGAATGCGTCGTTTGTAGATAACATTAAGTTTTTGTTCAGCTGGCAAATCTACCAGATGTATGTCCGCTACTTTTTGTGGAACTATGTTGGCCGTTACAATGATATGGACGGACAAAGCAATATAGCAGGTATTGATGGTAACTGGACTTCGGGTTTTTTTGATAGCTCCAAAAATTTGCCTAAATCAATATTAGAAAACAAAAACTATGCGCCTTTATATGCACTGCCGTTTTTAATTGGCGTATTTGGCGCGGTATACCATTTCCGCCGAAACAGACGGAACGCCCTGGTGGTAACACTGCTGTTCTTTTTTACCGGCTTAGCCATTATATTATACGTTAACCAGCCGCCATTGCAGCCGCGCGAGCGCGATTACTCTTACGTAAGTTCGTTCTATGCGTTTGCCATCTGGATTGGTTTGGGCGTTATTGCCGTGGCCGATGTGTTGCGTAAAAAGCTGAGCCCACAAGTATCGGGATTAATTGCAGCCGGTGCATGTTTACTGGCGGCGCCTGTATTGATGGCCAAGCAGGAGTGGAGAGGTCATGACCGGTCGACCAAGTGGACGCCGCACGATATGGCGTACAATTACTTAATTTCGTGCGCACCCAACGCTATCCTTTTTACCTACGGCGATAATGATACCTATTCGTTATGGTATGATCAGGAGGTGGAAGGCATCAGGCCCGATGTACGTATCGTTAACCTGAGCTTATTGGGTACCGATTGGTATATCCGTGGCATGAAACATAAAATGAATGCTTCTGAGCCGTTGCCCATCACTATGCCCGACGAGAAGTTTCAGTTAGGTGTACGCGATGTGATCTACTATAACGACTCCAAGATTCCAGGATCTGTTGAGTTGAAAGAAGTATTTGATTTTATAACATCCGACGATAGCCGCGCCAAGGTTGAATACCAAAGCGGCGAAACCATGAACTATCTGCCTACTAAAAACTTTAAAATCAGCATCAATCCTGATGATGTTATTAAAAATGGCGTGGTTCCGGCAGATCAACGGGATAAGATAGCCCCGGTAATGGATTGGAAATATACATCCAATTATGTAACCAAGGATAACCTGGCCATGCTGGATATATTGGCCCACAATAACTGGAAACGCCCGGTTTATTTTGCCATCACCGTAGGTAACGAAAACATGATAGGCCTGCAGCCTTATTTATATAAGGAAGGTTTTGCTTATCATTTGATGCCTTTAAAAGTTGATACAGCCGCAAAAGATCAGGATAAAACCAATACTTTGGTGATGTACCATAACGTAATGGAGAAATTTAAATGGGGTAACATGAAGAACGCCAGTTACCTGGATCACGAATCGACCAATATGTTCTACCCGGTTATTTTATCGCTGTTTGTTAACCTGTCGCAAAATTTAATGGCCGAAGGGCATACAGACCTTGCAGCTAACACACTTCATAAATATGTTGATGTAATGCCTGATATTTATCCGGACATTACCGTTGCCCTGCGTAAAAACTACCTGGCACAGATGCTTTATGAAGTTAATGACGTTGCCGCTGCCAACAAAATGCTGAACAGCATTGACGATTATGTGGTTG
Proteins encoded in this window:
- a CDS encoding fatty acid desaturase, giving the protein MAFLDHVLQPPAYGWQDENGDLVKPSSKQIWHEFFSRLNVFKDRKNWLGFFSWLKVICLVPFFLLFVFKFFSVWMLLIAFLYSMIIMGTHGTIWYHRYCTHGAYKFKNNFWRFLTQNLTLKIIPEEIYVVSHHVHHAKSDRPGDPYNAFGGFLYCFLADVNHQPIAKDLSKEDYNRAVQLMKHTGLKTNTYEQYQKWGSLANPGMAILYWIVNWSFWYLAFYLMGGHALACTIFGAAGFWAVGVRTFNYEGHGKGEDKRQDGVDYSRDDMSINQLWPGFVAGEWHNNHHLFPKSARTGFMPHQVDFAWYYIKFLSMIGGVSFYRDSKQQFLEQYHQPYLESKKNASALNAEVVPNILTSEP
- a CDS encoding ammonium transporter, with the protein product MKKIIPFALLVIVVILALIFPSAETVNIATNKIDTGDTAWLLTSTALVLIMTPGLAFFYGGMVNKKNVLSTMMQSFICMGVITVIWVVFGFSLAFGDSIGGIIGNPATFFMMKGMLGNATWKLAPTVPLVLFAMFQLKFAVITPALITGAFAERIRFNSYLIFICLFIVIIYAPLAHSTWHPDGIMFKLGVLDFAGGTVVHMSAGWAALASALYLKQRNEPVHAPARISYVLLGTGLLWFGWFGFNAGSALGAGPLAATALATTTTASAAAAMSWVFFDILLGKKPSVMNACIGAVVGLVAVTPAAGFVTVSSSLIIGIVAAVVSNLVVMWRSRTSIDDTLDVFPCHGVGGMVGMLLTGVFANTNVNAGNTTGNGLFYGETHLFVTHLIALVSVSVFAFFGSLLLLKITDLISPLRVTAEDEVVGLDMSQHGEEL
- a CDS encoding Sec-independent protein translocase subunit TatA/TatB — its product is MLSSTLLFLSAPDITIILVVALVLFGGKKLPELARGLGQGIREFKDATEGVKTDIQNQVNKEPVNPAPPAAPVNPVPPVTPVQKSDLPEYTPVNDVRQTPPPTKE
- a CDS encoding glycosyltransferase family 117 protein → MQYNRLNNLLGWLCFVIAAVTYTLTLEPSVSFWDCGEFISCAFRLQVSHQPGYPLFAMIEKAFSLLSFGNNAKVPFYTNFGTALTSSATVMFLFWTITAMAKKLMAKTNDVMDQSRTILIMGAGLVGALAFAFSDTFWFSAVETIVWSTSTLCTAVVFWGILKWDAHADEPGADRWIVFIAYVMGLSIGIHLLNLVTIPAIALVYYFRRGKLIDPKNTIIAILTGVGILLFVQFGIIQYTVKFAAYFDLFFVNTLKMGFGTGALAFFIILIGAIVYGIIYTTRHNMPRLNMAFICVAFIYLGYSSFAYIPIRATADPNLNNTDPNNAFALLSYLNRDQYGDRPLIYGQYFDSKQADLSAEEITALKNSGSIVYRKGKTQYEEASRKYSIPYERNTLLPRIYDQEGDHPQFYKDWLHIAEGQNASFVDNIKFLFSWQIYQMYVRYFLWNYVGRYNDMDGQSNIAGIDGNWTSGFFDSSKNLPKSILENKNYAPLYALPFLIGVFGAVYHFRRNRRNALVVTLLFFFTGLAIILYVNQPPLQPRERDYSYVSSFYAFAIWIGLGVIAVADVLRKKLSPQVSGLIAAGACLLAAPVLMAKQEWRGHDRSTKWTPHDMAYNYLISCAPNAILFTYGDNDTYSLWYDQEVEGIRPDVRIVNLSLLGTDWYIRGMKHKMNASEPLPITMPDEKFQLGVRDVIYYNDSKIPGSVELKEVFDFITSDDSRAKVEYQSGETMNYLPTKNFKISINPDDVIKNGVVPADQRDKIAPVMDWKYTSNYVTKDNLAMLDILAHNNWKRPVYFAITVGNENMIGLQPYLYKEGFAYHLMPLKVDTAAKDQDKTNTLVMYHNVMEKFKWGNMKNASYLDHESTNMFYPVILSLFVNLSQNLMAEGHTDLAANTLHKYVDVMPDIYPDITVALRKNYLAQMLYEVNDVAAANKMLNSIDDYVVDQLNYDYRLLEKNSGGINGQEIQYGVSLINSMVNTTKQYHQTALSAKFAAQLKDYESKFAGIIGH